GGGCCAGGGAGTCACCCTGTCCATCCCCTTCCCCAGAGCAGCCCTCAGCCTGGAAAGACGAGCTGGTACATCAATACTTCCACTCGCTCACCTCTTGTTTGGGCGCCCACAGTGAGCTGCTCATCCAACCTCATTAACACACCTTCATTCATGTTCACTGGCTTCATCTCTTTCCAGTCCCACCTCCCCACTGCTCCACCACACatgtttcctgggatcaccttCCAGACAAACTCTTTGCGTGCAattccttgtctcagggtctgcatCGAGAGGAGCCCAAGGTGGGCCAACAGCTCAATCATCCACCCGTCCATCATCGACTGAAGGCCCACTGTGTGCCCAGGCACCATGCcaagtgctggggacacagcagagagCTGAAGTGCCATGTGTCTGGGGCTCCTGGGGCTGCCATCCCAGTGACCTCGGAGCTCTTGCACAAGCAGATGCAGTAGGCACAGCCCTGTCAAAAACTGATGTTATCTTGTTCCTTGATTTGTTTACCTGCTTACTGGCCATCTCTCCCGGCCCGCTAGGACAGAAgctctgagagcaaagggggcctCGCTTATCTTGTCAGCACAATGAAGTTTTGTCTTCGGGCTGCCTGTGCCTGATCCCAGGACTTCACAGAGGTCGGGTCCCTGAGGGTCGGGCTCATTGAGGGGTTTCACAGAGGAACCTAAGCTTAGGGGGCCCAGTCCTCAAGGTTTCAGGTCTGGGGCTGCCTCTCATCTGGAGAACTTGTGGGTGTCTTGTTCCCAGTGGGGGAGGGGTCTCATCCACCCTAATCCAGGTCCCTTGAGTTTTGCAGGCAGAGCGGATTAAGATCCAACCACAGACGCCTCTGGGCTGAATTGGGCAATTTGTTAGCCTAAGACCCCGCCCAGGAGAGGAaagagtggaggtggggaggcagaGTCATCGTTTCTAGAAGCCAGCCTCCCAGGCCggactccagccccagctcccagagcCCTCTAGCCCGGGGCGCCCCTTCTCCCGAGGACCTGGGagcagctgctcctcctcctgctccagcGGAGGGCTGGCCTCGAGGCTGGGCAGGGTCAGGCAGGAGAGCACCCTCACTCTGctcccggtggctcagtggtcaGAGCAGGAAGGCGGaagcccctccccttccctggaCCCTGGTCACCCGGTTCCTTGGTTGGGCCTGAAGGCCAGGTGGCTGCaccttggggtgggggtggggctgagggggcGTAGCTTTGACACCTTCCGGACAGTCTATGCAGCCTGGCTCCCAGAAGGGCGCCTGCAGGCTGGTTTTGGGAGCTCAGTGCCTCCAGCCCCCTTCGGCTTCCCCCACCCCGAGTCCGGCCCGCCTGCAGCCGAGCTCAGGGTGCTAAGGCCCCTGCTCCTCCCGCCGGCCGCTGCCCCCCGCCCCCTCGCGATCCCACAGCGCCAGAAGTGGGGGGCGACCTAGGAGCGCCCGGAGGGAGGCGGGGCCGAGATGGCTggcgggaggggcggggaggggcggctcccGGGCTCCTGTCCCGCCCCCCTGACTCACCCAGGCTGGCCCGGGAACTCTGCAGGAGTCCCGGCCGCTCCGTTCCCAGGGATCCAGGAGTTGGGCCCAGCGTCTGGCCCCGGAGCGGTGAGTAAGGGGCTCTCCTCCTCTGGGGACTGCGGTGGCAGAGTGGGGGTCGGGCCGGCGGGAGGAGCGCTCCACGTGCGGCTGGCACTAGGGCCGAGCCCGCCGGCGTCCGGGGCATAcaaggagctggggagggaggtgggggcagagagagGCTCGGCCTGGGCCAGCCCAAGGGCGCCTGTCCAGGGAGCCCAGAGGGCCTGGCCAAGGACAAAGTGAAGATCAACAGGCTGGGCGTGACCCTGGGGGTCTTGACCATGCTCCCCTCTCCTTGGCTGCTGAGACGACCGCCACAACTCATCCTTGTGAGCCCCTCAATGTCCCAGAGCCCTACCATGTGGAGTCCTCACCAGGCTGCCCCTCTCTGGGAGTCTTGAGCTTCAAGACTTCTCTCATCCCCAAGTCTTGGCAGGGCAGCTTGAAGAAGTACTGGGTTGGGAGTCCCCAGGCCTGGGACCCTACCCAAAATCTGCTACTTAGGTGAGACCGCCCCCcacccaggcctcagtttctcccttgtGTAAAAGCCAGAGTTTGGACCTTAGGCTCTCCAGGGGGTCAGAGCTGACAACAGTCGCTGTGTCTTCCTTGCCCCTTAGCATGGGAGGTGGGTGGGGATCGGGGCTGGACCAGGAGCCACCACCACCGCCATGTTTCTGGAGTCAAGCTGGGGGCTTGGGGAAGATCTCAGAGAGGAGAAGCAGGGCTGAGGCATGGATGGGCGGAGCTAAGCCTGGGTAGGGGGTATGGACCTGATCCTAGGCTGATGAGAACCGCCCCCCTTCCCCCCCAGCCTGGCATGCACATCAGCCGTCCTCCCATCTCTTCTCTGCCAGAACCCCCGTCTGAGGTTCTTTTGACAAAGATGCTGCCTCTCAGAGAGAGGTTCTCGCCCAAGATGGAACAGAGTGGATACAGAGGGGACTTGAGGGTCTCGCCTCAAATGTGGCTGTGAAACCTTAAGCAAGTTATTTCACTCCCCGGAGTCTGAGAAAGGAGGTCCTGACACCCACGCTCACACAGTTGGGATAAAGCAAGTCGGCATTGAAAGCACTGGGGGCTGTAAGTGGAGAGTGgccttgttgttgtttttctctggaCCCCCACCCCAAGAGCCCCTCTTCCTGGATCCTCCCACCAGCCCTGCTCAGACAAAGGGGGCCAGCCTTGTGTCTGCGGAAGCTTAATGGCAGGTTCGGGACCATCAAGTTTGAGTCATGGAGACAGATAATGATAACCTCTGTGTCTGCCTCTGAGGGTGCTGTGTGTACACCTTGCTCCATGGGAGCCGCTGGGCCATCCACTGGGGATCCTGGGGGGTCTCTGCCTTCTTGCGTTCGATTGTGAACCCAGGATGCAGGTGGCGAGCTTCCACCGTCATGACATGGGTCCTAAAGGGTGGCATGGACTCACGGAGAAAGTTGGTCCCTGTCGGTCTGTGTGGCATTTCTGCCGCAGCCCCCAGAGTTGCTGTTCTTAGGTTAGGCAGCTGAGCAGGGTCCCTTGCAGGGTCCCAATGGGGTGAGGAGGACAGTGGGTGGCCAGAAGTGGAAGAGGGTGTATGGCTGGCTCCTTTGTCCTGGGTGTCTtgcactgtgtcttcacatgcaCAAATTACACACTTTAGTGTGACCCCACGTGTCCCTTTTGGTGGCTGCAATGTACATTCAGCCCCCCGGGGGCTGTTGAGCTGTCATTCGGGTGTTGTTATCAGATTCCCTGGTGACTGAGACTGACTGGGATGCACTGGGGTCTTTTCACCTGCCTTTTTGTTTGGACAGAGTATAAAGCTGAACGTGAGTGACAGGCCCGTATGTGAGCTAGCCTGTGCTCTGGGTCCCCCCTTTTGTGTGCCTGGTGCTGGGTGAGTCAGGCCTGAGTCAGGGGGCCTGGGAGCCTGGGTGTGGGCAGGTGTGTGCCCATCCCTTGCGTGCCATCCCCTCACAGGGTACAGAGGTGGGAGCCTCTGAAGGGATTTAGGGGTGAGGTGCTCTGCCCCGCCCTCAGCCTGGTGGGCGGGGCCTGCATCCTGTAACCCCGCCCACTCCACCTCGTCCTCACCCAGGAGTCACCCCAGGGTCTTCAGGGGACCAAAAAGGGAGGCATGGAGGTGTTAGAGCACTTGGCTGAGATGTAGGACAGGGGCCAGGTTCCCCCCAGGAGATGGAGGGAGTCTCGAGAACCAGCGGGCAGCCCAGACGCCTCCCTCCCTTGCAGAGCCTGGTGCCCAGTGACAGGGTGTCAGGATGAAGACAGCAGGCTCCATCAACCTGCGTGAGAAAGCCAGGGCTATAGATTGGGCAACGTGGATGCTGGGAGGGGGAGCCGGCCTAGGAgccccctgggaggcagtggggcTCTTGCTGTCTCTCTTTCCTTCGGCTCCCAGactcagggagaggggaggacggAGGCCCCCCGGCTGCCTGCCGGGGAAGGTAATGTCCCAGCTTGTGGCCCACGCCCCCGTGTGACTTGCTCCTGGCCCTCTGTATCTGGAATAATGATACCTTGGTCTAAAATGAAACCCAGGACAGACAGAGTGGGCCGGGCGCCCAGGAGCCTGGGAGCCCAGCCCTGTCCCAGTCGTAGGTGTCAGGCTGGCTTTCTCCCTGAGCGTTTTCCAGTTCCTGATCCTCTGCCTCTCAGAGCTCAGGTCTCTTGTCTGTCTCAGATTCTGGGCACTAGCCCCTTTAGAAAACTCAGGTGTCCTAGTCCCCCTGCAGGGCTGATCAGCCTTCAGCTTCTCCGCTCCCTGCCCCTGGGGCCCCGTAACCAGAGCCAGGCTCCAGCCGGCTTTTCCGGTTAGAGTTTGGAGGTGGTGCCCGGAGCGCCCctgaagggggtggggggcccaCGCCCCGGAAGTCTCGAGCCTCGGCACGATCTCTGGTCCCGTGGCTGAGACAGCCGGGACTGGCACCCGGATACCGGGTGTCTGGAGTGCGAGCAACAGAACGAGTGTTTGGGGCCTCGGCGTCACGGTGGGAGGAGATGCCTGGGTTCCGGGAGGAGGCCACACGGGCAGACTGGAGGACAGCGGCCCTGCGGACGGCCCCCCCTGAGCTCTGAGAGGGCAGGCAGAGTCAGATCGGGGCAGGGGTCCCGGGGAGCAGACGCGGTGAGAATGGGGGTGGCTTGGCTCCTGGAAGCAGGAGAGGTccggggagaggggaaggggggcaCGCGGCTGCAGGGATCTGCCAGACTTGGGATGGCGCAGCGCAGATTCGGAGCAGAGGTGTGTCTGGCTCCTCTGGGGACCCACTGCCAGGCGCCCCTTCCTGAGTCTCTGcaccccctgcctcctcctctcccataGGCAGCATGATTCCGGTGGCCGAGTTCAAGCAGTTCACGGAGCAGCAGCCCGCCCTCAAGGTGCTCAAACCCTGGTGGGACGTGCTGGCCGAGTACCTCACTGTGGCCATGCTCATGATTGGGGTCTTCGGCTGCACCCTCCAGGtaaggggcggggcctggctgCCGGCTGCTGGATCTGGCAGGggctgcaggggcggggcctagATGAGAGGCGGAGCCTTAGGCAGAtagagggggcggggcctggataAGGTACAGAGCCATAGGGATAGGGCTGGAGGGTCTGAGCCTGGATGAGAGGCAGCACCTTAGGgggctggaggggcggggcccggatAAGGGACAGAGCCAGATGGATaggggctggaggggtggggtcTGGTGAGAGGCGGAGCCTTAGGCAGctggcaggggcggggcctggataAGGGACAGAGCCTTAGGGATGGAGGCTGAGGGGCGGGGTCTGGGTAAGAGGTGGAGCCTTAGGGCGGGGCCTGGACgagaggggcggggcccggggaaTTCCTGTTACGCAACAGTCTTCCTGTTACGCAAAGACGGGGAAGCCTGAGGTCCACTGGCCAACAAATTCTGACCTCTTCCCATTTCCACCACCTCTGGCAGCCGCCCCAGAGTCTTCCGCATGGCTATGGCAGTCTACACTTTTAGAATACTCAGTTTTATCCCTGGAACCTAGAAAGAACTAGTTAACTCTATTAATTTGCTACGGACCGCTGTAACAAAGTAGCACAAAGTGGGGAgcttaaagaaaaattctttgTTTCAGATCTGGAGAGTAGAAATCTGAAACCAAAGAGTGGACAGAGTTGTTTCCTTCAAGGCATGTGAGGGAGGATCTGGTCCATGCCTCGCTCCTAGATTCTGGCGGCCGCAGACATTTCTTGGCTTATTGACATTCTCCCTGTATCTTCctatcatcttccctctgtgtgcgtgtgtgtctgcgtctgtgtccaaatttccccttttgacAAGGACACAGTCGtgttggattagggtccaccccaacggcctcatcttaacttgattacacctgctctgcacagacATTTCCCAACAAGGCCACATTCACAGGTATTGGGGTTAGGACTTCCATAGCTTTTGcaaggacacaattcaacccaacTCTCTTTTTCAGACAAAGATCGATGCTCAGAGGTTTAGCGACTCTTCCAAAGTCACAGCCAGCCGGGGACAGTCAGGGATCTGAGCCTCCAGCCGTCAGCCTGCTCCTCTCTCCCCGACTCCCCAGGCTGTCCCAGCTCCTTCAccctctttttcattctctcccccatccccaggTGACGCAGGACAAGATCATCTGTCTGCCCAGTCATGAACCCCAGGAGAACTCATCAGAGGCCCCGTGCCAGCAGCTGCTCCCGCGGGGGGTCTCGGAGCAGATGGGGGGCCTCCGGGAGGTGAGGGGCCTGAAGAACAACCTGGACCTGCAGCAGTACAGCTTCATCAACCAGCTCTGCTACGAGACGGCCCTCCACTGGTACGCCAAGTACTTCCCCTACCTGGTTGTCATTCACACGCTCATCTTCATGGTCTGCACCAGCTTCTGGTTCAAGTTCCCCGGCACCAGCTCCAAGATCGAGCACTTCATCTCCATCCTGGGCAAGTGTTTCGACTCCCCGTGGACCACGCGGGCCCTGTCCGAGGTCTCCGGGGAGAACAATAAGGGCCCCACCACTGGACGGGCGACGGTGGCCGTGGCGGCCACAGCGGGTCCCGGGAAGGCAGGGGAAGGCGAGAAGGAGAAGGTGCTGGCAGAGCCTGAGAAGGTGGTGACTGAGCCACCGGCCGTCACTCTGTTGGACAAGAAGGAGGGTGAGCAGGCCAAGGCCCTGTTCGAGAAGGTCAAGAAGTTCCGCGTGCATGTGGAGGAGGGAGACATCTTGTACACCATGTACATCCGGCAGACGGTGCTCAAAGTCTGCAAGTTCCTTGCCATCCTGGTCTACAATCTCGTCTACGTGGAGAAGATCAGCTTCCTGGTGGCCTGCAGGGTGGAGACCTCAGAGGTCACAGGCTATGCCAGCTTCTGTTGCAACCACACCAAGGCCCACCTGTTCTCCAAGCTGGCTTTCTGCTACATCTCCTTCGTGTGCGTCTACGGGCTGACCTGCCTCTATACGCTGTACTGGCTCTTCCACCGGCCCCTCAAGGAGTACTCCTTCCGTTCCGTGCGGGAGGAGACTGGCATGGGTGACATCCCCGATGTCAAGAACGACTTCGCCTTCATGCTGCACCTCATTGACCAGTATGACTCGCTCTACTCCAAGCGCTTTGCTGTCTTCCTCTCTGAGGTCAGCGAGAGCCGCCTGAAGCAGCTCAACCTGAACCACGAGTGGACGCCCGAGAAGCTGCGGCAGAAGCTGCAGCGCAACGCCCGGGGCCGGCTCGAGCTGGCCCTCTGCATGCTCCCGGGCCTGCCCGACACTGTCTTTGAGCTCAGCGAGCTGGAGGCGCTCCGGCTGGAGGCCATCTGCGACATCACCTTCCCCCCGGGCCTCTCGCAGCTGGTGCACCTGCAGGAGCTCAGCCTGCTCCACTCGCCCGCCAGGCTGCCCTTCTCCTCACAGATCTTCCTGCGGGACCGCCTGAAGGTCATCCGTGTCAAGTGTGAGGAGCTCCGCGAGGTGCCCCTCTGGGTGTTTGGGCTGCGTGGCCTGGAGGAGCTGCACCTTGAAGGGCTCTTCCCCCCGGAGCTGGCTCGGGCGGCGACCCTCGAGAGCCTCCGGGAGCTGAAGCAACTCAAGGTGCTGTCTCTGCGGAGCAACGCCAGCAAGGTGCCAGCCAGTGTGACCGACGTGGCCGGGCACCTGCAGCGGCTTAGCCTGCACAATGACGGGGCCCGCCTGCTGGCCCTTAACAGCCTCAAGAAGTTGGCGGTGCTGCGGGAGCTGGAGCTGGTGGCCTGCGGGCTGGAGCGCATCCCCCACGCCATCTTCAGCCTGGGCGCGCTGCAGGAACTTGACCTCAAGGACAACCACCTGCGGTCCATTGAGGAGATCCTCAGCTTCCAGCACTGTCGCAAGCTGGTCACGCTCAGGCTGTGGCACAACCAGATCGCCTATGTCCCCGAGCACGTGCGTAAGCTCCGGAGCCTGGAGCAGCTCTACCTCAGCCACAACAAGCTGGAGACCCTGCCCAGCCAGCTCGGCATGTGCTCTGGCCTCCGCCTGCTGGACGTCTCTCACAACGGGCTGTGCTCCCTGCCGCCTGAGCTGGGCCTCCTCCAGAACCTGCAGCACCTGGCTCTCTCCTACAATGCCCTGGAGGCCCTGCCCGATGAACTCTTCTTCTGTCGCAAGCTGCGGACGTTGCTGCTGGACTACAACCATCTGAGCCAGCTCTCGCCCCAGGTGGGGGCCCTCAGGGCCCTCAGCCGCCTGGAGCTCAAGGGCAACCGGTTGGAGGGGCTGCCAGAAGAACTCGGCAACTGTGGGGGGCTCAAGAAGGCGGGGCTCCTGGTGGAGGACACCCTTTATGAGGGCCTGCCGGCAGAGGTGCGggagaagatggaggaggagTGAAGGTAGGGAGGGGTAGGTGGAGGTACAGCCCTTCCAGATGCTTCCAGCCCCGAATCTCTACCATTGTCTTCCAAAGAAGTGGCCAAATGGGCCCaagccaggagaggaggagcagaCAAAATCCGGGGACTGGTTTGTCTGGGGAGAGACGGAAGACTGTGGATTCCGGGTGGAACATAATGGACGGATTAACTCAGTCATAGGATTCTCAGACCAAAACCACACCCATGTCTCTGGGTTGCTGGCTTGCCTCCCAGCCCCGGGCCAGAACTGCTACCCTCCCCCTGGACATTCCAGCTCAATCAGTGCCACCTACTGGGTGGGGGTACATCCCAATGGGATTTcaaccctctcccctcccccccaacaaaATGGCTTACATCTGGGTTCTCTCCCAAGGAGGGGACACAGACACAAGGGACCagcacctcctcccctcccacacctTGATGCTAATCCCTTATTTATAAGTTGTTTGCTACGGACATGTGAACACAGAAAAATGGTTCTCCTATTTGGCTATGCATCAAAATCAACATGCCCAAAACAAAACATGTCAGGCCCCACCCTGAAAGACTGACTCAGGATGTTCGGCTGCAGCCAGGAACTTGTTTGTAAGTAAGCATCCCAGGTAATTCCGAGGCAGGTGGTCCTAGGCATGTATGTGGGGAAACGCTGACCAACAGAACAGTTATCTGGATGTCCGGAGCAGGGATCCTGAATGGGTTTCAGGGCCTAGAGCCTTGGAGAATCTACTGAAGCTGGCCACCTCCTTCCTTAGGAAAATGTTCATGTGCACAGAGTTCTGCAAACCACTTCAGGCAGTCGATAGATTCCCTCGGGTCTCCCAGAGGGCCATTCACGGACATCCTAAGGATGGCAGACCCCAGGTTAAGAACACTTGCTGCGGAGGGTGCATTTTTCTGAGGACAGGCAGGGACGTTAGCTTTCGAACGTCCCTGTGGGAGGGAGCatcagtgggtgctcaataaataatactAATCACGAGAACTATAATTCCGAGCTGTGTCCACTCCTGCCATTGTCTAAGCCTTCTACTTCACCAGACCAGTTAAGGCAAGTGGCAACACCAACGTGCCAGAATCAAAGGTATGAGTCTGTCCTGGgagcagaggctgagagagaCCGCAGCTAATCAGAAGGAGAAAGCGGGTGGCATCTTCAGCCTAGctttttttctggagaacccttttccctctgccttctgtGTTATTCTCCCGGTTTACATCTGCTCCATCCGTAAGTCATCACCAGAGGAGTCCCCATGAGCCTTCAACGCCATCACTGTTCCGGAACTAGACCAGGAGCCGACAGGGCACTTGGCACAGCTGCCTGACCCTGACCTCCTGGGCTCGGCCACCTCCCACGCGCCCGCAAAATGCGAGCTTCCCCCTGGGACCCAAGAGCAGAGGCAAGGGGCTCTCCGGGACCCAGGGTTCCAGGTGGGGACATTTTCCCAGCACCCTTCAGACCAGTTAAAGGAAATCTGTAGACTGCAGGGGGCGCCAGGCGGAGAGCCTAACCCCAAGCCCTGTCCTCTGCACTGTCCAGGGCCTGGGCTCACATTTCCGGGGCGAGACACATTCAGCAAAGTCTTAAAAATGTCCCACACGGGTCTGACCTGGAACTCTCTGGCCTTGACCTTGGCCCCGTCGCCGAGGTCAGAGGTCACGCCGCTGGATTCCCAGTGGCCCCAGCCCTACCCCGCCCCTCCCGCCTGTCCTCGGCCAACCCCGAGCTTGCTGAAATGGAAAGGGCTCCCCACGGGTGCCTAATTATGGTGAGGAGGCAGCAATTATGCATAACAGGGATCCTAATAAAGCACTGTCCGAGAAGAGAGAGGCAATTCCGAGAGGGCGTGGCTGCAGAGAGGGCCGGGCCGGGAAGAGCGAGGAGACGGAGGACACAAACCCGCGACAGGCACGGGAGACGGCTGCCGAGGAAAGAGCCAAGGCTGCGCACGCGCAGCACACGCCACGCGCGAGATTTCGTCTCCCCCGCTGTGGGCATGCGCGCCACTTTCCCCGCCCACCGCTCTCGGCAGAAGGGCGAGTGGGTTTCCACAGGGCTCCTGCCGCCGGAGCGCTCGGGAATTCGCGCATGCGCAACACGGTGGGGGATTTGCACGTTGCCAGCAAAGAGCTCTAGGAGGCGTCATCCCTCTGGCTGCGACGCAGCACGCACGCGCAGAGGTTCTCACGAAGGAAGGGCGGGAGCGCGCCGCGGGCATGCGCCGTGCCGGGGGAGACGGCGGCTCGGCGGGGTCATCCGCGCGCAGGCGCAGTGCGGTGTTTGTCTGCCGGACTGACGGGCGGCCGGGCGgtgcgcggcggcggcggggaagATGGCGGCGTCCTCCCTGGAGCAGAAGCTGTCCCGCCTGGAAGCAAAGCTGAAGCAGGAGAACCGCGAGGCCCGGCGGAGGATCGACCTCAACCTGGATATCAGCCCCCAGCGGCCCAGGCCCAGTAAGCACGGCGGCGTGGGGGAGGGGGCgagcggggcggggcgcgcgtcgcgggaggccccgcccccgccgccaggccccgcccccgcttCCGGGgcgctctctctcctcctccccgccccccccccgctgTAGGCTCGCGGGGAGAGGGTCACGGTGACCCGGGGGGCGTGGGGCCCGCGAGCTGCGGGCAGCCCTCCCCGGCCTGAGGGTTCCCACTGGCGGCACTTGAAGCCCGGTTACCCgggcccaggccaggccccccGTCTGTGACCCGCCCCCGTCACCGTGATCCTCGGAGCCTCTGTCACCTGCTCCAGCCGTGCGCCCCCTACTCCACGCGAACGTGACCACGTCCAGGTCCCCGCAAACATGTCCACATTCTATTTGACCAGAGGATCCCACTCCCACCATCTCAGTGACTGTCAAGAggccccatcccctctccccgCCTGGGCCCTTGTCATCCGGTTCCGCGGATGATCCgctcacacacaggcacacacctgGCCTGGGGACACTTGAGGTCACACAGAACCCCTGTATTCCTCTGACCAGATGACTCTCCCAGTCCCACCCTGTGACTGTGTCTGGCGATGCCTCCTTACCTGCCTGGCACTTTATGATTGGGCTCAGCAAACTGCCTTCTGCACACTCTACCCGCATACACCAGGCCCCTTGTGCCCCTTTAGCTTCTCTGCCACCGTCTAGGTGACTCTCTTTAGCCCCTTCAAAAATACTCAACCCCCATCCTGGGGACTCGGTCACCCGGATTCAAGTGACTTCCCCTTTCCCGCACACCCACCTCCACAACCCGGGGACACCTGAGGCTACCCAGGCATTCCAGCACACATGCACCTCCTTTCTGATCCCATTGTCTTATCTTGTCCTCTGTCCTCTGGAGTCCAGAGCCATCCCTCC
The Equus caballus isolate H_3958 breed thoroughbred chromosome 7, TB-T2T, whole genome shotgun sequence genome window above contains:
- the LRRC8E gene encoding volume-regulated anion channel subunit LRRC8E — encoded protein: MIPVAEFKQFTEQQPALKVLKPWWDVLAEYLTVAMLMIGVFGCTLQVTQDKIICLPSHEPQENSSEAPCQQLLPRGVSEQMGGLREVRGLKNNLDLQQYSFINQLCYETALHWYAKYFPYLVVIHTLIFMVCTSFWFKFPGTSSKIEHFISILGKCFDSPWTTRALSEVSGENNKGPTTGRATVAVAATAGPGKAGEGEKEKVLAEPEKVVTEPPAVTLLDKKEGEQAKALFEKVKKFRVHVEEGDILYTMYIRQTVLKVCKFLAILVYNLVYVEKISFLVACRVETSEVTGYASFCCNHTKAHLFSKLAFCYISFVCVYGLTCLYTLYWLFHRPLKEYSFRSVREETGMGDIPDVKNDFAFMLHLIDQYDSLYSKRFAVFLSEVSESRLKQLNLNHEWTPEKLRQKLQRNARGRLELALCMLPGLPDTVFELSELEALRLEAICDITFPPGLSQLVHLQELSLLHSPARLPFSSQIFLRDRLKVIRVKCEELREVPLWVFGLRGLEELHLEGLFPPELARAATLESLRELKQLKVLSLRSNASKVPASVTDVAGHLQRLSLHNDGARLLALNSLKKLAVLRELELVACGLERIPHAIFSLGALQELDLKDNHLRSIEEILSFQHCRKLVTLRLWHNQIAYVPEHVRKLRSLEQLYLSHNKLETLPSQLGMCSGLRLLDVSHNGLCSLPPELGLLQNLQHLALSYNALEALPDELFFCRKLRTLLLDYNHLSQLSPQVGALRALSRLELKGNRLEGLPEELGNCGGLKKAGLLVEDTLYEGLPAEVREKMEEE